Proteins from one Flammeovirgaceae bacterium genomic window:
- a CDS encoding alpha/beta hydrolase codes for MALVVKEKKGYKHVDEGQGPTLVLLHGLFGALSNWEEVVARFSPNFRVIIPMLPIYEMPIKEAGLDGLRKFVEGFVEVMQLEHMIIMGNSLGGHVGILYTLHNKDKVDKLVLTGSSGLFENTMGGSYPRRGSYDYIRERVAYTFYDPAVASKELVDEVFETTKSIPKCMRIVAIAKSAQRNNLAADLHHLTIPTLLVWGLNDTITPPMVAHDFNRLIPNSELRFIDKCCHAPMMEHPKEFNELVQGFLMK; via the coding sequence ATGGCACTGGTAGTCAAAGAAAAGAAAGGGTATAAACACGTTGACGAGGGTCAGGGGCCCACGCTGGTGCTTTTGCACGGCCTTTTTGGGGCTTTGAGCAACTGGGAAGAGGTAGTGGCCAGGTTTTCCCCCAACTTCCGGGTAATTATCCCCATGCTGCCGATATACGAAATGCCCATCAAAGAAGCCGGCCTGGACGGACTGCGCAAATTTGTGGAAGGCTTTGTGGAGGTGATGCAACTGGAGCACATGATCATAATGGGAAATTCCCTTGGGGGCCATGTGGGCATCCTGTACACGCTCCACAACAAAGACAAGGTGGACAAGCTGGTGCTTACGGGAAGCTCGGGGTTGTTTGAAAACACAATGGGCGGGTCTTACCCCCGCAGGGGCAGCTACGATTACATCCGGGAGCGGGTGGCCTATACCTTTTATGATCCTGCCGTGGCGTCCAAGGAATTGGTGGACGAGGTTTTTGAAACAACCAAAAGCATCCCCAAGTGCATGAGGATAGTGGCCATCGCCAAGTCGGCACAGCGCAACAACCTGGCGGCAGACCTCCACCACCTCACCATTCCCACACTGTTGGTTTGGGGGCTCAACGACACCATTACGCCCCCCATGGTGGCCCACGACTTCAACCGGTTGATCCCCAATTCGGAACTGAGGTTTATAGATAAGTGTTGCCATGCGCCCATGATGGAGCACCCCAAGGAATTCAATGAACTTGTACAGGGTTTTTTAATGAAATAG
- a CDS encoding LEA type 2 family protein, translating into MSFKPCWLLVAVCLAGCAPKDQVVMRAIENIELARGEGASPVLKADARFYNPNKMGMKLRAIKIDVFIDGKKSARVDQKLKTAIKPQQEFSLPLEVQLSIKDIGLVDALLGLFGGKKYQLHYKGHIRVTTRGVPLRIPVDYAREVKLRM; encoded by the coding sequence ATGTCGTTCAAACCGTGCTGGCTTCTTGTTGCGGTATGCCTGGCGGGATGTGCCCCAAAAGACCAGGTGGTAATGCGCGCCATTGAAAACATTGAACTGGCACGTGGGGAAGGGGCAAGCCCCGTATTGAAGGCGGACGCGCGCTTTTACAACCCCAATAAAATGGGGATGAAGTTGCGGGCGATCAAAATAGACGTTTTTATCGATGGAAAAAAATCAGCACGGGTGGATCAAAAACTTAAAACGGCCATAAAGCCCCAGCAGGAATTTTCCCTTCCCCTGGAAGTGCAACTCAGCATAAAGGACATTGGCCTGGTGGACGCCCTGCTTGGGTTGTTTGGCGGGAAAAAATACCAGCTCCATTACAAAGGGCACATTAGGGTGACCACGAGGGGGGTGCCGCTGAGGATACCGGTTGACTATGCCCGGGAAGTAAAGTTGCGGATGTGA
- a CDS encoding tetratricopeptide repeat protein: protein MRLATTLLFFIGPILCFSQSGTAMESARKKLEAKDFDGAKSTLSKIIDANPKDKTALSLRGQARMGLEDFYGAIADFTFALEIDSTYAEALNFRGESKIALADDYGAIEDLDKAIAYNPGYADAYTNRGFARYNIDELQDAYFDFSKALELGPPDADKYFNRGVVKAELGEFVSAIDDYGKAIELDKKDASLYNYRGVAYYNTDSFEKAIKDYDMAIKLDPDDPLKYENRALAKSAMEDVKGALEDYDKAIELDGEDPETYNLRGVLKYTTEDFDGAIADYSRALELDDTNPTYYDNRALARAGKEDYAGAVDDYTASIELYPSDPESYYQRGMLKLLMNNNYDACLDLKRADEMGSPDAKAAIRKNCK from the coding sequence ATGAGATTAGCCACAACGCTCCTGTTTTTTATCGGCCCCATCCTATGTTTTTCGCAATCCGGCACTGCCATGGAAAGTGCCCGCAAAAAACTGGAAGCAAAAGACTTTGACGGGGCCAAATCGACCTTGTCAAAAATAATAGATGCCAACCCCAAAGATAAAACGGCCCTTTCCTTGCGCGGCCAGGCCCGCATGGGCCTCGAGGATTTTTATGGGGCCATTGCCGATTTCACCTTTGCCCTGGAGATCGACTCCACCTATGCCGAGGCATTGAATTTCAGGGGCGAATCCAAAATTGCCCTGGCCGATGATTACGGGGCGATTGAAGATTTGGACAAGGCCATTGCCTACAACCCGGGGTACGCGGATGCCTATACCAACAGGGGGTTTGCGCGGTACAACATCGATGAGCTTCAGGATGCCTATTTCGATTTTTCAAAAGCCCTGGAACTGGGGCCGCCCGATGCCGATAAGTATTTTAACCGGGGGGTGGTGAAGGCCGAGCTGGGGGAATTTGTAAGCGCCATTGACGACTATGGCAAAGCCATCGAATTGGACAAAAAGGATGCATCCCTTTACAACTACCGGGGCGTGGCCTACTACAACACCGACTCGTTCGAAAAGGCCATCAAGGACTACGATATGGCCATAAAACTGGACCCGGACGATCCGTTAAAGTATGAAAACAGGGCCCTGGCAAAAAGTGCCATGGAAGATGTGAAAGGCGCCCTTGAGGATTATGACAAAGCCATTGAACTGGATGGGGAAGACCCGGAAACGTATAACCTGCGGGGCGTGCTCAAATACACCACCGAGGATTTTGATGGTGCCATTGCCGACTATTCCCGCGCGTTGGAACTGGACGACACCAACCCCACGTATTATGACAACCGGGCACTTGCGCGGGCGGGGAAAGAGGATTATGCGGGGGCTGTTGACGATTATACCGCCTCCATTGAACTATACCCCAGCGACCCGGAAAGCTACTACCAACGCGGGATGCTCAAGCTGCTGATGAACAACAATTATGACGCCTGTCTGGACTTGAAACGTGCCGATGAGATGGGGTCGCCCGATGCCAAGGCCGCCATCAGGAAAAACTGCAAATAG
- a CDS encoding response regulator transcription factor, with the protein MRIFLIEDDEIYAEFVKKALGQNPDYQVNSFFTAEEALKAVNGKLPDVLIIDYKLPGMSGIELYEKIKDKIGDQTKVIMLSALDDGNMVLSFIQKGVRDYVIKDENVIESLEAILSGKEDDYYLFD; encoded by the coding sequence ATGAGAATCTTTTTGATAGAGGACGATGAGATATACGCTGAGTTTGTAAAAAAGGCTTTGGGGCAAAATCCTGACTATCAGGTCAATTCTTTTTTTACCGCGGAAGAGGCCCTCAAGGCCGTGAACGGCAAGCTGCCTGACGTGCTGATCATTGATTACAAGCTGCCCGGCATGAGCGGCATTGAGCTTTATGAAAAGATAAAGGACAAAATCGGGGACCAAACCAAAGTAATCATGCTCAGCGCCCTGGACGATGGCAATATGGTGCTCAGCTTTATCCAAAAAGGGGTGAGGGACTATGTCATCAAGGACGAGAACGTCATTGAATCCCTGGAAGCCATCCTAAGCGGGAAGGAAGATGACTACTACTTGTTTGACTGA
- a CDS encoding CvpA family protein, producing MSKLDIFIAVLLVWGAYRGYKNGFLMGLISLVAIVLGVFGGFKLMGEGMLFLQKEFNADTTVLPYLSFLLIFILIVVGVNIVGKLLKASIGTTFLSRVDEAMGAVLGVFKWLFMISVVLWILDSLELAPGTEWTDNSILYPYATLFATKLAGWASGVLPFFKETFKQF from the coding sequence TTGAGCAAGCTCGACATTTTTATAGCCGTATTGTTGGTGTGGGGGGCTTACCGCGGTTATAAAAATGGGTTTTTGATGGGGCTTATTTCCCTGGTGGCCATAGTGTTGGGCGTTTTTGGCGGGTTCAAGTTGATGGGCGAGGGCATGCTGTTTTTGCAAAAGGAATTCAATGCGGACACCACCGTGCTGCCCTACCTGTCATTCCTGCTGATATTCATCCTCATTGTGGTGGGGGTAAATATTGTTGGTAAATTATTGAAAGCAAGCATTGGCACAACCTTTTTGAGCAGGGTGGACGAAGCCATGGGGGCCGTGTTGGGGGTGTTTAAATGGCTGTTTATGATTAGCGTGGTTTTATGGATACTCGATTCCCTGGAATTGGCCCCGGGGACCGAATGGACCGACAACTCCATACTGTACCCCTATGCCACATTGTTCGCCACCAAACTGGCCGGATGGGCCTCCGGGGTTTTGCCTTTCTTCAAAGAAACTTTCAAGCAGTTCTAA
- a CDS encoding HAMP domain-containing histidine kinase produces MTGTGPWVFFLAFVLVVASVLLVLAYRAMKKQKATTAGQAGEIRKLNETLLRQNQRLQELNEERRQIISVVSHDLKGPFNRIFALTQLMGLSGDNLTDDQKEYVGKIHQMAVDGLHMVRNLLDSRTIDEEALAPRLGPVDLGALVVSFVKGYEQMALGKGIGLVFNGPGNLSVTADRHYLGRVLDNLLSNAIKFSPSGKEVAVMLEEREGNVVLTVKDEGPGISEADQENLYLRFRKLSAKPTGGESSTGLGLAIVKTLVEKMGGTITCDSREGEGTSFILSLKKEGPA; encoded by the coding sequence ATGACAGGTACCGGGCCGTGGGTTTTCTTTTTGGCGTTTGTGTTGGTGGTGGCCAGCGTGCTGCTGGTGCTGGCTTATCGTGCCATGAAGAAACAGAAGGCCACCACCGCGGGGCAGGCAGGGGAGATTAGGAAGCTAAATGAAACCCTGTTGCGGCAAAACCAACGGCTCCAGGAATTGAACGAGGAAAGGCGGCAAATCATCAGTGTGGTTTCCCACGATTTGAAAGGGCCCTTCAACCGTATTTTTGCATTGACCCAACTCATGGGATTGTCCGGGGACAATTTGACGGACGACCAAAAGGAATATGTTGGGAAAATCCATCAAATGGCGGTAGATGGCCTGCACATGGTGCGCAACCTCCTGGACAGCAGGACGATCGATGAGGAGGCCCTGGCCCCCAGGCTTGGACCGGTCGACCTCGGGGCCCTGGTGGTTTCCTTCGTAAAGGGCTATGAACAAATGGCGCTGGGAAAGGGGATAGGTTTGGTTTTTAACGGGCCTGGCAACCTGTCCGTTACCGCTGACCGCCATTACCTCGGCCGTGTCCTGGACAACCTGCTTTCCAATGCCATCAAATTTTCGCCATCGGGAAAGGAGGTAGCGGTAATGTTGGAAGAACGGGAGGGGAATGTTGTGTTGACGGTGAAGGACGAGGGCCCCGGGATAAGCGAAGCCGACCAGGAAAACCTTTACTTACGGTTTCGCAAACTCAGCGCCAAGCCCACCGGTGGGGAAAGCAGCACCGGGCTGGGGCTGGCGATCGTGAAAACACTGGTGGAAAAAATGGGGGGCACCATCACTTGCGATAGCAGGGAAGGGGAAGGCACTTCATTTATACTTTCCTTGAAAAAGGAAGGGCCGGCCTAG
- a CDS encoding pyridoxine 5'-phosphate synthase, giving the protein MTRLSVNINKIATLRNARGGNNPNVTKVAQDCEAFGAQGITVHPRPDERHIRYEDVLQLKKVVKTEFNIEGYPDGRYLQLVKEVRPDQATLVPDPPDVLTSNAGWNILKNREFLKDVVATLKKSAGRVSLFVEASPKMAGAAAETGADRIELYTEPYAARYAKERQVAVQPFVEAARAAQAAGLGVNAGHDLDLNNLGFLKNSIPWLDEVSIGHALVCDALYLGLENTIQLYLRELT; this is encoded by the coding sequence ATGACACGTCTTAGCGTCAATATTAATAAAATTGCCACACTCCGAAATGCGCGGGGAGGAAATAATCCAAACGTGACAAAGGTGGCCCAGGATTGTGAAGCCTTCGGTGCCCAGGGGATCACCGTACACCCCCGCCCCGATGAGCGGCACATCCGATATGAAGACGTGCTGCAGCTCAAAAAGGTAGTGAAGACGGAGTTCAACATAGAGGGCTACCCCGATGGGCGCTACCTGCAATTGGTAAAAGAGGTAAGGCCTGACCAGGCCACGCTGGTTCCGGACCCGCCCGATGTGCTTACCTCCAATGCAGGCTGGAACATCCTGAAAAATAGGGAATTCCTAAAAGACGTGGTGGCCACCCTGAAAAAATCAGCGGGCCGTGTCTCCTTGTTTGTGGAGGCTTCGCCCAAAATGGCGGGGGCGGCTGCCGAAACCGGTGCCGATCGAATTGAGTTGTACACCGAACCCTATGCCGCCCGCTACGCCAAAGAAAGGCAAGTGGCCGTACAACCTTTTGTGGAAGCGGCACGGGCGGCCCAAGCGGCCGGCCTGGGAGTGAATGCCGGCCACGACCTCGACCTCAACAACCTGGGGTTTCTAAAAAACAGCATCCCCTGGTTGGACGAAGTGTCCATCGGGCATGCACTGGTCTGCGATGCCTTGTATCTCGGCCTGGAAAACACCATTCAACTTTACCTGAGGGAGCTAACGTAA
- a CDS encoding amidohydrolase family protein, giving the protein MKMDFEAYDPPSSLVVPEHHITKAKFPFVDIHNHQFGMPTMDLGNLIVEMDKMNMAVMTNLSGRGRGSTEHLENSLKNVKGHYPNRFLVFTNVDFSGIDDAGWTKRTVQQLEDDVKKGASGLKVYKSLGMFNKDSKGHRIHIDDPRIDPVWAKCGELGIPVLIHSADPRQFWQPIDNQNERWLELKTHPGRRHDNDPVSWETILQEQHNIFKKHPGTNFINAHMGWYANDLAKLGELMDLYPNMYTEIGAIIAELGRQPRAAKAFIEKYQDRVLFGKDSWVPDEYETYFRVLESEDEYFPYHKRYHAFWRMYGLGLPDDLLKKVYYKNAIRLIPSIDRTLFPD; this is encoded by the coding sequence ATGAAAATGGATTTTGAAGCGTACGACCCGCCCTCCTCGCTGGTGGTGCCAGAACACCACATTACAAAAGCAAAATTTCCATTTGTCGATATCCACAACCATCAATTTGGCATGCCCACCATGGACCTGGGCAACCTTATTGTGGAAATGGACAAAATGAACATGGCCGTGATGACCAACCTGAGCGGTAGGGGCAGGGGCAGCACCGAGCACCTGGAGAATTCATTAAAAAACGTGAAAGGCCACTACCCAAACAGGTTTTTGGTCTTTACCAATGTGGATTTTTCGGGAATTGATGATGCGGGCTGGACAAAAAGGACGGTGCAACAACTCGAAGACGATGTAAAAAAAGGGGCGAGTGGCCTAAAGGTGTACAAGTCCCTGGGAATGTTCAACAAAGACAGTAAGGGGCACAGGATACACATAGACGACCCGCGCATTGACCCCGTATGGGCAAAATGCGGAGAGTTGGGAATTCCTGTTTTGATCCACTCCGCTGACCCCAGGCAATTTTGGCAGCCCATTGACAACCAAAACGAGAGATGGCTGGAGTTAAAGACCCATCCGGGAAGGCGCCACGACAACGATCCGGTGTCGTGGGAAACGATCCTCCAGGAGCAGCACAACATTTTCAAAAAACACCCCGGAACCAATTTCATCAACGCACACATGGGCTGGTACGCCAATGACCTGGCAAAGCTGGGCGAATTAATGGACCTGTACCCCAACATGTACACGGAGATAGGCGCCATTATCGCTGAGCTGGGCAGGCAGCCCCGGGCGGCAAAAGCATTTATTGAAAAATACCAGGACCGCGTGCTCTTTGGCAAGGACAGTTGGGTGCCCGATGAGTATGAAACCTATTTTCGCGTGCTGGAATCGGAAGATGAGTATTTTCCCTACCATAAGCGCTACCATGCTTTTTGGAGGATGTACGGGCTGGGCTTGCCGGACGACCTGCTTAAAAAGGTCTATTATAAAAATGCCATCAGGCTTATCCCCAGTATCGACCGGACGTTGTTCCCGGATTGA
- a CDS encoding CBS domain-containing protein: MIPPLKATDDAHKAMVWMEEFRCNHLPVIEDKVLLGFISEAIILEENDIEKKLSGFKLVGKDCVVNKGSHVYDILRVAGDHKLELVAVLNDDGGYEGVITVQDIMTSFAQTAAVQAPGGILILSLNFIDYSLAEISRLVEENKAKILSSIVVEDPLDNQKIKLTIKINQLDLTRIVATLERFDYKIIGRYQEDKKDFQDKDRLDMLMRYLNI; encoded by the coding sequence ATGATCCCCCCGCTAAAGGCCACGGACGATGCCCACAAGGCCATGGTGTGGATGGAGGAATTTCGTTGCAATCATTTGCCCGTTATTGAAGACAAGGTTTTGCTCGGGTTTATTTCCGAAGCCATCATCCTGGAGGAAAACGATATAGAAAAAAAACTATCGGGGTTTAAGTTGGTGGGAAAGGACTGTGTGGTCAACAAAGGATCGCACGTGTACGACATCTTGAGGGTGGCCGGTGACCACAAGCTGGAACTGGTGGCCGTGCTCAATGACGATGGCGGATACGAAGGGGTGATTACGGTGCAGGACATCATGACTTCATTTGCACAGACCGCGGCCGTGCAGGCCCCGGGGGGCATCCTGATCCTCTCCCTTAACTTTATTGACTACTCCCTGGCCGAAATAAGCCGGCTGGTGGAAGAAAACAAGGCCAAAATCCTAAGCAGTATTGTGGTCGAAGACCCGCTGGACAACCAGAAGATCAAACTGACCATCAAAATAAACCAATTGGACCTCACCCGCATCGTGGCCACGCTGGAGCGCTTTGATTATAAAATCATAGGCCGCTACCAGGAAGACAAAAAGGATTTCCAGGACAAGGACAGGCTTGATATGCTGATGCGGTACCTGAACATTTAA
- a CDS encoding NAD kinase, whose amino-acid sequence MRIGIHGKEAKGQQVKFIEGLMETLLSKNVGLSVSRKFMKYLKSPRVSKFKLEPFDLGDDLKRLDAFISLGGDGTLLDSITYLGKNETPIMGINTGRMGFLSNISRDETDKALGHLLEGTFQTDSRAVLTLESDKKLFDGLNFALNDFTIIKKDTSSMINIHVYVDEELLNSYWADGIILSTPTGSTGYSLSCGGPLLYPRSESFVITPVSPHNLTARPIVISNDSEISFRIEGRSKKFLVSLDSRVESIDESVKLKVRKAKFRVQLIQMPGQHYFKTLRQKLHWGLDIRN is encoded by the coding sequence ATGCGCATCGGAATCCATGGAAAAGAAGCAAAGGGGCAACAGGTAAAATTCATTGAGGGGCTTATGGAAACGCTCCTTTCAAAGAACGTTGGGTTGAGCGTGTCCCGGAAATTCATGAAATACCTAAAGTCGCCACGGGTGTCAAAATTCAAACTGGAACCCTTCGACCTTGGCGATGACCTGAAGCGGTTGGATGCCTTTATATCATTGGGCGGGGACGGCACCCTGCTGGACTCCATTACCTATTTGGGAAAAAACGAAACGCCCATCATGGGCATCAACACGGGGAGGATGGGCTTCCTGTCCAACATAAGCAGGGACGAAACGGACAAGGCCCTGGGGCATTTGTTGGAGGGCACCTTTCAAACGGACTCACGGGCAGTGCTCACCTTGGAGTCGGACAAGAAACTTTTTGACGGGCTGAATTTTGCCTTAAACGATTTCACCATCATTAAAAAGGACACCTCCTCCATGATCAACATACATGTGTACGTGGACGAGGAGTTGCTTAACTCCTATTGGGCCGATGGGATTATCCTCTCCACGCCCACCGGCTCCACAGGGTATTCCCTTAGTTGTGGTGGCCCGTTGTTGTACCCACGCTCGGAGAGTTTCGTGATTACCCCGGTGAGCCCGCACAACCTAACGGCAAGGCCAATCGTCATCTCCAATGATTCCGAGATCAGTTTTCGTATTGAGGGGCGCAGTAAGAAGTTCCTTGTCTCACTGGACTCAAGGGTGGAGTCCATTGACGAATCGGTGAAATTGAAGGTACGGAAAGCAAAATTCAGGGTGCAGTTGATACAGATGCCCGGCCAGCACTATTTCAAAACCTTGCGCCAGAAGCTGCATTGGGGGCTGGATATAAGGAATTAA
- a CDS encoding nitronate monooxygenase — translation MQNRITALFNIDFPIIQAGMVWCSGWRLASAVSNAGGLGLLGAGSMHPPTLEEHIRKCQAATTRPFGVNVPLLYPEVDKLMQAIVSGGVKIVFTSAGNPATWTHYLKDRGVTVVHVASSVKFAKKSMEAGVDAVVAEGFEAGGHNGRDETTTFCLVPMVREAIDIPLIAAGGIGSGRAMLAAGALGAEGFQVGTRFAASVESSAHDAFKQKVVDAREGDTILTLKQLTPVRLIKNKFYQQVHDAEQRCAGKEELAVLLGKGRAKKGIFEGDLEEGELEIGQVSAAIKGIKPAGAIVQELWSEYSELKSTLCREGQTN, via the coding sequence ATGCAAAACCGGATAACCGCCTTGTTCAACATCGATTTTCCCATCATACAGGCCGGCATGGTTTGGTGCAGTGGCTGGAGGCTGGCCTCCGCGGTATCGAATGCTGGCGGCCTGGGCTTGCTAGGGGCAGGCTCCATGCACCCTCCCACCTTGGAGGAGCATATCCGCAAATGCCAGGCTGCCACCACCAGGCCGTTCGGTGTAAACGTACCGTTGTTGTACCCCGAGGTGGACAAGCTTATGCAGGCCATAGTGTCAGGCGGGGTAAAAATAGTTTTTACCTCGGCAGGCAACCCAGCCACCTGGACCCATTACTTAAAAGACCGGGGGGTAACGGTAGTGCACGTGGCCTCCAGCGTGAAGTTTGCAAAGAAAAGCATGGAGGCGGGCGTGGACGCGGTAGTGGCCGAAGGGTTTGAGGCCGGGGGCCACAATGGCAGGGACGAAACCACCACTTTTTGCCTGGTGCCTATGGTGCGGGAGGCCATCGATATCCCCTTGATCGCAGCGGGTGGCATCGGCTCGGGCAGGGCCATGCTTGCGGCAGGGGCCCTGGGGGCGGAAGGGTTCCAGGTAGGGACGCGGTTTGCCGCCAGCGTGGAGTCCTCGGCACATGATGCCTTTAAACAAAAGGTGGTGGATGCCCGTGAAGGCGACACCATCCTTACCTTAAAACAATTGACCCCCGTGAGGCTCATCAAAAACAAGTTTTACCAACAAGTGCACGATGCGGAGCAAAGGTGTGCCGGCAAGGAAGAGCTGGCCGTGCTGCTGGGCAAGGGCAGGGCCAAGAAGGGGATTTTTGAAGGAGACCTGGAGGAGGGCGAGCTGGAGATCGGGCAGGTATCGGCCGCCATTAAAGGCATCAAACCTGCGGGGGCCATCGTGCAGGAACTATGGAGCGAGTACTCCGAACTAAAATCAACGCTGTGCCGTGAAGGTCAAACAAATTAA
- a CDS encoding outer membrane beta-barrel protein yields the protein MLKASAIGVVLFTGLSFSPMAVAQISQRSELGFGIGTFTYTGDLSRTYNFSNSRPAATAFYRANISKVISFKTALTGGKLVASDKRTPLDAFARQRDASFNIFLLEGSATFEYHFLDWRDDKRRLRFTPYLFAGIAMFGISGVQTKPAEYSNVQIGIPFGGGMKYVLNPKWYLAFEIGIRKTFFDYLDNISGEDPVFKNYQYGNKYDYDNYFFTGISITRTFYDIPCATNPYR from the coding sequence ATGCTGAAGGCAAGTGCAATAGGAGTTGTCCTCTTTACAGGATTAAGTTTTTCCCCTATGGCCGTTGCCCAAATATCACAGCGCTCGGAGTTGGGCTTTGGCATTGGCACTTTTACCTATACAGGGGACCTGTCGCGCACCTATAATTTTTCGAATTCACGGCCGGCAGCCACTGCCTTCTATCGGGCCAATATCAGCAAAGTGATCAGTTTTAAAACCGCCCTTACCGGGGGCAAACTGGTGGCATCGGACAAAAGAACGCCACTGGATGCCTTTGCCCGGCAGCGGGATGCATCCTTTAATATCTTCCTATTGGAAGGATCGGCCACGTTTGAATACCACTTCCTGGATTGGAGGGACGACAAACGAAGGCTGAGGTTTACCCCCTACCTGTTCGCGGGCATTGCGATGTTCGGGATATCCGGGGTGCAAACGAAACCGGCCGAGTACAGCAACGTGCAGATCGGCATCCCGTTTGGTGGGGGAATGAAATATGTGCTCAACCCCAAATGGTACCTGGCTTTTGAAATCGGGATTAGGAAAACATTCTTTGATTACCTGGACAACATATCCGGTGAGGACCCCGTGTTTAAAAACTACCAGTACGGCAACAAGTACGATTACGATAATTATTTTTTCACCGGCATTTCGATCACCCGCACCTTCTACGATATCCCTTGCGCCACCAACCCTTACCGGTAG
- a CDS encoding GatB/YqeY domain-containing protein, which yields MGLKQQIDNDIKTAMLNKQKEELLALRAVKSMILLAETEKGRSGALDKEAEDKLLMKAAKQRKESAEIFKKEGREDLYKKEAFELEIISRYLPKQLSAEEITSEVKKIISQVGAMGPQDMGKVMGAATKAMAGKAEGKVISEIVKKLLVP from the coding sequence ATGGGGTTGAAACAACAAATTGACAACGACATCAAAACAGCGATGTTGAACAAACAGAAAGAAGAATTGCTGGCGCTAAGGGCGGTGAAGTCCATGATACTTCTGGCCGAAACGGAGAAGGGAAGGTCGGGCGCGCTGGACAAGGAGGCCGAGGATAAGTTGTTGATGAAGGCGGCCAAGCAACGCAAGGAGTCGGCCGAAATTTTCAAAAAGGAGGGGAGGGAAGACTTGTACAAGAAGGAGGCATTTGAATTGGAAATTATTTCCAGGTACCTGCCCAAACAACTTTCGGCAGAGGAAATAACCAGTGAAGTGAAGAAGATAATAAGCCAGGTGGGTGCCATGGGCCCGCAGGACATGGGCAAGGTAATGGGCGCTGCCACCAAAGCCATGGCGGGGAAGGCAGAAGGAAAGGTGATCTCCGAAATCGTGAAGAAACTACTTGTCCCTTGA
- a CDS encoding DoxX family protein: MKSTLTTIGRLLYAIPFAIFGLFHFMNAEAMAPMVPVPGGVFWVYLVGVALIAAAASIAMRKKSGLASMLLGALLLVFVLTIHLPAVLGGDQMSMGQLLKDLALAGASFYYSGTVED, translated from the coding sequence ATGAAATCCACACTAACTACCATCGGAAGGCTGCTTTATGCCATCCCGTTTGCCATTTTTGGCCTTTTCCACTTTATGAACGCAGAAGCCATGGCGCCCATGGTGCCGGTGCCTGGGGGCGTATTTTGGGTGTACCTGGTTGGCGTGGCCCTCATAGCAGCCGCGGCCAGTATCGCCATGCGGAAAAAAAGCGGCCTGGCTTCCATGCTGCTGGGGGCATTGCTGCTGGTGTTTGTGCTCACCATCCATTTGCCCGCGGTATTGGGTGGCGACCAAATGTCGATGGGGCAGCTTTTGAAGGATTTGGCACTGGCCGGGGCTTCGTTTTATTATTCGGGCACCGTGGAGGACTAA
- a CDS encoding TlpA family protein disulfide reductase, translating into MKVLALTFILVAGGGSLYAQSPETIKIEGLQVILEGRSGKIQVVNFWATWCAPCVKELPLLERLNGTRSDVEVSLVSVDLDRDPNPDKIHRYVERKRLRSKIYILDERGPGTWIGKIDKGWSGAIPATLVVNPRNGKRRFVEGQLQEGEIEDIIEEVK; encoded by the coding sequence ATGAAGGTATTGGCCCTAACATTTATATTGGTGGCGGGAGGGGGTTCACTTTATGCGCAATCCCCCGAAACCATAAAGATCGAAGGCCTCCAAGTGATCCTGGAGGGAAGGTCGGGGAAGATCCAGGTGGTCAACTTCTGGGCCACATGGTGCGCCCCTTGCGTAAAGGAACTCCCTTTGTTGGAGCGACTCAACGGCACCCGTAGCGATGTGGAGGTGAGCCTGGTGAGCGTGGACCTGGACCGGGACCCTAACCCGGACAAAATCCACCGGTATGTCGAACGCAAAAGGCTGCGATCGAAAATTTACATTTTGGACGAGCGCGGCCCCGGCACCTGGATCGGCAAAATTGACAAAGGCTGGTCGGGGGCGATACCGGCCACGCTGGTGGTGAACCCCCGGAATGGCAAGCGCAGGTTTGTGGAAGGGCAATTGCAGGAAGGCGAAATCGAAGATATTATTGAGGAGGTGAAATAA